From Lucilia cuprina isolate Lc7/37 chromosome 4, ASM2204524v1, whole genome shotgun sequence:
TTTCAGCATTATCCATGTCAAAACCACTTATTGCGCCCACCAATTTATACATTAAGCTagcaatttttgatttttttggatTCACCCATGTTTGTTGACTCACACGTCCTTCGACGGAAATAGTACCATTACCATTTACCACCTGAGACCTTTGCATTTTGCTACGAGTTTTgcttaaaagttttgaaatctGTTCATCATTTATAAGATTGTGATACAAAGTTACCGGAGGATTTTCAAGTAAAGGTTCAACTTGCAGGGGAGCCAAGATAAATAAAGGATGTCGTTTAAAATCTAATTTACAACTCATGggtggaattttttttagaatttctccCCGACAAAGTCTGGCATAATTTGTATCTATTGTTGATACATCTTCATCTTCTTCATCGGCATCAGTTTCagtatttagtaaaatatttcttgttattttaacaTTCGAATCTGGATCACTTTTTAATACATCATCTATGTACTCTATAGCTATTTCGGTTTCACCTAAACCCTGATAGGCAAATGacaaatattctttaatatgTTTGTTAAATGCAGATTTTATATCTTTTGATTCTTCACTATCTGATAGTTTTAGCAGTGATAATTCTAACCATTCGATGGCAAGTTTATAACTATTATCATCTAATAAAGTGGTACCGATTTCAAAACAATCACGCCATTGAAGTGGGTtcctaaaatattaaataaacatatttatataatacattacataaaaaattattttgaatttttaatcaatattaAACTCACCCATATTTTTCCCCTTTGGCCATGTCAACGGCACTTAATTTATAAATAGTCTGTAAACGTTTCAAACCCCTGATGGCACCTTGCAATTCACCATCATTTGGTAGTTGAATACCTTTTTCAAATTGGGTCAATGATTCCTTAATatctattaataaatatatatgtatatgtgaatgTAATggcaataaatttataaacttaattaaaacaatGTGTATGTGTgggtttgtatatttttaaacttaccCAATTTAATATCACTAAATTTTAGATATTCATATAACTCCTTCCAATCGTTAACCACACGTTTGATTAATGTAAAAGCATTAATGGGATTTTCTATATAGTCGGCAATATCTTCTATAGCCAATTCATGATGAAATTTAACTTCTTTTATAAATCTGAGGGGATAGGAGtagtttagtataaaaata
This genomic window contains:
- the LOC111675557 gene encoding prolyl 4-hydroxylase subunit alpha-1 encodes the protein MWLNTTTMATEATRKTRPRLLISLSYFCCLYFMLFSFFSCRCCLMANAEFYSSVDSLKVLGNMEATLIQNFRQYLKQQQEDIDNVQRFIKEVKFHHELAIEDIADYIENPINAFTLIKRVVNDWKELYEYLKFSDIKLDIKESLTQFEKGIQLPNDGELQGAIRGLKRLQTIYKLSAVDMAKGEKYGNPLQWRDCFEIGTTLLDDNSYKLAIEWLELSLLKLSDSEESKDIKSAFNKHIKEYLSFAYQGLGETEIAIEYIDDVLKSDPDSNVKITRNILLNTETDADEEDEDVSTIDTNYARLCRGEILKKIPPMSCKLDFKRHPLFILAPLQVEPLLENPPVTLYHNLINDEQISKLLSKTRSKMQRSQVVNGNGTISVEGRVSQQTWVNPKKSKIASLMYKLVGAISGFDMDNAETMQVANYGIGGQYESHHDYLGSDYKSGFVGDRISTNMFYLADVEEGGYTVFPYLDVYSKPIKGSMIMWYNLHKSLDEDERTLHAGCPVLKGSKKIANVWTHSGYQEFRRPCDLQNDSIM